A stretch of the Medicago truncatula cultivar Jemalong A17 chromosome 5, MtrunA17r5.0-ANR, whole genome shotgun sequence genome encodes the following:
- the LOC11425876 gene encoding splicing factor, suppressor of white-apricot homolog isoform X2: MKRGRAGGIRMVDIVDSIPLVRKWDETFLHKALFLDLYDYSSIYEPPNEKLHQIISRTAMFVSKHGSQSEIILRVKQGDNPTFGFLMPDHHLHPYFRFLVDHQELLKDDKNDAGSTLDKNRSQELDQTGGALSLLGSVYGNGEDEDGTTENTSDLERNAHVGAVDAASSGVEQAQSSSDADKKDGSISKNQIPLKEKVPVIKRNQSISIVKTATSARTKTGVAPDSGSNGANKSQISVPSTSKIELPVVEPPSDLKIIIDKIVEFILKNGRQFESVLAEQDRAHGRFPFLLPSNRYHTYYLKVLQTAEESKLQGKGCQKHTPTDPSMSSDLPNDMDRKEKFKMTIGNLRKDGQDPTPKDSQSQTTVSIHAAAAAAILQAATRGIKRPNLEIFSKASSGNGQGLGSDGGNLYSSRSLPSSQLQGLVPHRNLNAEAGASVPVAKAIAEKVAIAAAGEADSSEAHMTKEQKLKAERLKRAKMFAAMIKSGAGPFKSELPRALSVEPPSSGLSGSDAEIRNLAGKEREGSSVPFNTDNSDKSHKSEEKLSDDNSDKSHKSEEKLTVDNNERRSKRKYRSRSSKHEEEDDEEEENKEDTRDHKRSRKKHRSRRSSHRSRDRDADRDRNRRKHKRRDSSSNDKYSHRESRHDSSSEEVEHRHLRHQRKYESSSDEKHRSSRRHRGGSKLSDHEHRHSRKRYSSSDDEHRHSRKRYSSSDDEHRHPRKHYSSSDDEHSHRSRKTKHKSRSHAEREAELEEGEIVKSDKSQVSEVGRASREASAELFKSTRAPSQSPEVTNVSDELRAKIRAMLMENL; the protein is encoded by the exons ATGAAAAGGGGCCGTGCAGGTGGGATTAGGATGGTAGATATTGTTGATTCTATACCTCTTGTGAGAAAATGGGATGAAACATTTCTACATAAAGCTCTATTTCTTGATCTTTATGATTATTCAAGTATATATGAG CCTCCAAACGAGAAGCTACATCAGATTATTTCAAGGACTGCAATGTTTGTCAGCAAACATGGAAGCCAATCGGAAATTATTCTGAGGGTGAAACAAGGAGATAATCCAACATTTGGGTTCCTGATGCctgatcatcatcttcatccgTATTTTAGGTTTCTTGTTGATCATCAAGAACTTCTGAAAGATGACAAAAACGATGCAGGCTCAACTTTGGACAAGAATAGAAGTCAGGAACTGGATCAAACAGGAGGTGCATTGTCTTTGCTTGGATCTGTCTATGGAAATGGAGAGGATGAGGATGGTACAACTGAAAATACTAGTGACCTTGAGAGAAACGCACATGTGGGAGCTGTTGATGCTGCATCATCAGGGGTAGAGCAAGCACAATCATCTTCAGATGCAGACAAGAAGGATGGAAGCATTTCTAAAAACCAAATacctttgaaagaaaaagttcCTGTTATAAAGCGGAATCAGTCTATCAGTATTGTTAAGACAGCAACTTCAGCTAGAACAAAAACAGGAGTTGCCCCAGATTCGGGGTCTAATGGTGCAAATAAATCACAAATTTCTGTGCCCAGTACATCTAAGATTGAACTACCTGTTGTTGAACCTCCATCTGACTTAAAGataattattgataaaatagTTGAGTTCATCTTAAAAAATGGAAGGCAATTTGAGTCTGTTCTTGCTGAACAGGATCGTGCTCATGGAAGGTTCCCATTTCTTCTGCCTTCTAATCGATATCATACTTACTATCTGAAAGTTCTTCAAACTGCGGAAGAG TCTAAGTTACAAGGCAAGGGCTGCCAGAAGCACACTCCAACGGATCCGTCTATGAGTTCTGACCTACCAAATGACATGGACCGGAAAGAGAAATTCAAGATGACTATTGGCAATTTAAGGAAGGATGGTCAAGATCCAACTCCCAAAGACAGCCAATCTCAAACTACAGTTAGCATTCATGCGGCGGCAGCCGCAGCTATTCTTCAGGCAGCTACTAGGGGTATTAAAAGGCctaatttagaaatttttagTAAGGCATCAAGTGGTAATGGTCAAGGCCTTGGAAGTGATGGTGGGAATTTGTACAGCTCTCGGAGTTTGCCGTCATCTCAACTGCAGGGTCTTGTTCCACATCGCAATCTGAATGCAGAGGCTGGTGCTTCTGTTCCAGTTGCCAAGGCTATTGCAGAAAAAGTGGCTATTGCAGCAGCAGGTGAGGCGGACTCCTCTGAAGCACATATGACTAAAGAGCAAAAGCTTAAAGCAGAGAGATTGAAACGAGCAAAGATGTTCGCAGCCATGATAAAAAGTGGAGCTGGGCCATTTAAAAGTGAACTGCCAAGAGCTTTATCTGTTGAGCCACCGAGCTCTGGGCTTTCAGGTTCAGATGCTGAGATTAGAAATCTTGCTGGTAAAGAAAGGGAAGGAAGTTCTGTTCCATTCAATACTGATAACTCAGATAAAAGTCACAAGTCTGAGGAAAAGCTTTCTGATGATAATTCAGATAAAAGTCACAAGTCTGAAGAAAAACTTACTGTTGATAATAATGAAAGGCGATCAAAAAGGAAGTACCGTTCAAGATCCAGTAAACATGAAGaggaggatgatgaagaagaagaaaataaagaagataCAAGGGATCACAAACGATCCAGAAAAAAGCATCGATCACGTCGATCTTCACACAGAAGTCGGGACAGGGATGCAGACAGGGACAGAAACAGGCGGAAGCACAAGAGAAGAGATTCCTCCTCCAACGACAAGTATTCTCATAGGGAGAGTAGGCATGACAGCTCCTCTGAGGAGGTTGAGCATCGACACTTGAGGCATCAACGTAAATATGAAAGCTCCTCTGATGAAAAACACCGCTCTTCTCGACGTCATCGTGGAGGGAGCAAGTTGTCAGACCATGAGCATAGACATTCGCGTAAACGTTATAGTTCCTCTGATGATGAGCATAGACATTCACGTAAACGTTATAGTTCATCTGATGATGAGCATAGACATCCGCGTAAACATTATAGTTCATCTGATGATGAGCATAGTCACCGGAGCAGAAAGACAAAGCATAAGAGCAGGTCTCATGCTGAAAGAGAGGCAGAGTTGGAGGAGGGGGAGATAGTGAAATCAGACAAGTCACAAGTAAGCGAGGTTGGGCGGGCTAGCAGGGAGGCTTCTGCTGAATTATTTAAGTCTACAAGGGCACCCTCTCAGTCACCTGAAGTAACTAATGTTTCTGATGAGCTTAGAGCCAAAATTAGAGccatgttgatggaaaatttgtAA
- the LOC11425876 gene encoding G patch domain-containing protein 8 isoform X3: MFVSKHGSQSEIILRVKQGDNPTFGFLMPDHHLHPYFRFLVDHQELLKDDKNDAGSTLDKNRSQELDQTGGALSLLGSVYGNGEDEDGTTENTSDLERNAHVGAVDAASSGVEQAQSSSDADKKDGSISKNQIPLKEKVPVIKRNQSISIVKTATSARTKTGVAPDSGSNGANKSQISVPSTSKIELPVVEPPSDLKIIIDKIVEFILKNGRQFESVLAEQDRAHGRFPFLLPSNRYHTYYLKVLQTAEESKLQGKGCQKHTPTDPSMSSDLPNDMDRKEKFKMTIGNLRKDGQDPTPKDSQSQTTVSIHAAAAAAILQAATRGIKRPNLEIFSKASSGNGQGLGSDGGNLYSSRSLPSSQLQGLVPHRNLNAEAGASVPVAKAIAEKVAIAAAGEADSSEAHMTKEQKLKAERLKRAKMFAAMIKSGAGPFKSELPRALSVEPPSSGLSGSDAEIRNLAGKEREGSSVPFNTDNSDKSHKSEEKLSDDNSDKSHKSEEKLTVDNNERRSKRKYRSRSSKHEEEDDEEEENKEDTRDHKRSRKKHRSRRSSHRSRDRDADRDRNRRKHKRRDSSSNDKYSHRESRHDSSSEEVEHRHLRHQRKYESSSDEKHRSSRRHRGGSKLSDHEHRHSRKRYSSSDDEHRHSRKRYSSSDDEHRHPRKHYSSSDDEHSHRSRKTKHKSRSHAEREAELEEGEIVKSDKSQVSEVGRASREASAELFKSTRAPSQSPEVTNVSDELRAKIRAMLMENL; the protein is encoded by the exons ATGTTTGTCAGCAAACATGGAAGCCAATCGGAAATTATTCTGAGGGTGAAACAAGGAGATAATCCAACATTTGGGTTCCTGATGCctgatcatcatcttcatccgTATTTTAGGTTTCTTGTTGATCATCAAGAACTTCTGAAAGATGACAAAAACGATGCAGGCTCAACTTTGGACAAGAATAGAAGTCAGGAACTGGATCAAACAGGAGGTGCATTGTCTTTGCTTGGATCTGTCTATGGAAATGGAGAGGATGAGGATGGTACAACTGAAAATACTAGTGACCTTGAGAGAAACGCACATGTGGGAGCTGTTGATGCTGCATCATCAGGGGTAGAGCAAGCACAATCATCTTCAGATGCAGACAAGAAGGATGGAAGCATTTCTAAAAACCAAATacctttgaaagaaaaagttcCTGTTATAAAGCGGAATCAGTCTATCAGTATTGTTAAGACAGCAACTTCAGCTAGAACAAAAACAGGAGTTGCCCCAGATTCGGGGTCTAATGGTGCAAATAAATCACAAATTTCTGTGCCCAGTACATCTAAGATTGAACTACCTGTTGTTGAACCTCCATCTGACTTAAAGataattattgataaaatagTTGAGTTCATCTTAAAAAATGGAAGGCAATTTGAGTCTGTTCTTGCTGAACAGGATCGTGCTCATGGAAGGTTCCCATTTCTTCTGCCTTCTAATCGATATCATACTTACTATCTGAAAGTTCTTCAAACTGCGGAAGAG TCTAAGTTACAAGGCAAGGGCTGCCAGAAGCACACTCCAACGGATCCGTCTATGAGTTCTGACCTACCAAATGACATGGACCGGAAAGAGAAATTCAAGATGACTATTGGCAATTTAAGGAAGGATGGTCAAGATCCAACTCCCAAAGACAGCCAATCTCAAACTACAGTTAGCATTCATGCGGCGGCAGCCGCAGCTATTCTTCAGGCAGCTACTAGGGGTATTAAAAGGCctaatttagaaatttttagTAAGGCATCAAGTGGTAATGGTCAAGGCCTTGGAAGTGATGGTGGGAATTTGTACAGCTCTCGGAGTTTGCCGTCATCTCAACTGCAGGGTCTTGTTCCACATCGCAATCTGAATGCAGAGGCTGGTGCTTCTGTTCCAGTTGCCAAGGCTATTGCAGAAAAAGTGGCTATTGCAGCAGCAGGTGAGGCGGACTCCTCTGAAGCACATATGACTAAAGAGCAAAAGCTTAAAGCAGAGAGATTGAAACGAGCAAAGATGTTCGCAGCCATGATAAAAAGTGGAGCTGGGCCATTTAAAAGTGAACTGCCAAGAGCTTTATCTGTTGAGCCACCGAGCTCTGGGCTTTCAGGTTCAGATGCTGAGATTAGAAATCTTGCTGGTAAAGAAAGGGAAGGAAGTTCTGTTCCATTCAATACTGATAACTCAGATAAAAGTCACAAGTCTGAGGAAAAGCTTTCTGATGATAATTCAGATAAAAGTCACAAGTCTGAAGAAAAACTTACTGTTGATAATAATGAAAGGCGATCAAAAAGGAAGTACCGTTCAAGATCCAGTAAACATGAAGaggaggatgatgaagaagaagaaaataaagaagataCAAGGGATCACAAACGATCCAGAAAAAAGCATCGATCACGTCGATCTTCACACAGAAGTCGGGACAGGGATGCAGACAGGGACAGAAACAGGCGGAAGCACAAGAGAAGAGATTCCTCCTCCAACGACAAGTATTCTCATAGGGAGAGTAGGCATGACAGCTCCTCTGAGGAGGTTGAGCATCGACACTTGAGGCATCAACGTAAATATGAAAGCTCCTCTGATGAAAAACACCGCTCTTCTCGACGTCATCGTGGAGGGAGCAAGTTGTCAGACCATGAGCATAGACATTCGCGTAAACGTTATAGTTCCTCTGATGATGAGCATAGACATTCACGTAAACGTTATAGTTCATCTGATGATGAGCATAGACATCCGCGTAAACATTATAGTTCATCTGATGATGAGCATAGTCACCGGAGCAGAAAGACAAAGCATAAGAGCAGGTCTCATGCTGAAAGAGAGGCAGAGTTGGAGGAGGGGGAGATAGTGAAATCAGACAAGTCACAAGTAAGCGAGGTTGGGCGGGCTAGCAGGGAGGCTTCTGCTGAATTATTTAAGTCTACAAGGGCACCCTCTCAGTCACCTGAAGTAACTAATGTTTCTGATGAGCTTAGAGCCAAAATTAGAGccatgttgatggaaaatttgtAA
- the LOC11426800 gene encoding aspartate carbamoyltransferase 1, chloroplastic — protein sequence MTATSMLFSCSMHVGVSNPMMASKSSACCLSNRPSSHSKSISSCGQFGVSGKSKLLCRASALQVESAPSFSVGQKFQFDDVIEAQQFDRETLNAIFEVARSMENIRNNSSGSQMLKGYLMATLFYEPSTRTRLSFESAMRRLGGDVLTTENAREFSSAAKGETLEDTIRTVEGYSDIIVLRHFESGAARRAATTASIPVINAGDGPGQHPTQALLDIYTIEREIGKLDGIKVGLVGDLANGRTVRSLAYLLAKYHDVKIYFVSPNVVKMKDDIKEYLTSEGVEWEESSDLMEVASKCDVVYQTRIQKERFGDKINLYEEARGKYIVNQDVLKVMQNHAVVMHPLPRLDEIEVEVDSDPRAAYFRQAKNGLYIRMALLKVLLLGW from the exons ATGACTGCTACTTCTATGTTATTCTCGTGCTCTATGCATGTCGGAGTTTCTAATCCAATGATGGCTTCAAAATCATCTGCGTGTTGTTTATCAAACCGGCCATCGAGTCATTCGAAGTCAATTTCATCATGTGGGCAGTTTGGAGTTTCGGGAAAATCAAAACTTTTGTGCCGGGCAAGTGCTCTTCAAGTTGAAAGTGCTCCTTCATTTTCTGTTGGGCAAAAGTTtcaatttgatgatgtgattgaAGCTCAACAATTTGATAGAGAAACTCTCAATGCTATATTTGAAGTTGCAAGGAGTATGGAGAATATTAGGAACAACTCATCTGGGAGCCAAATGCTTAAGGGTTACCTCATGGCTACTTTGTTTTACGAGCCTTCCACTAGAACCAGGCTTTCATTTGAGTCTGCCATGAGAAGACTAGGTGGTGATGTTCTCACAACCGAAAATGCTAGGGAGTTTTCGTCTGCAGCTAAAGGAGAGACGCTCGAAG ATACTATAAGAACAGTTGAAGGTTACTCTGATATAATTGTCTTGCGGCACTTTGAAAGTGGCGCAGCGAGAAGAGCTGCAACAACTGCTAGCATTCCAGTAATCAATGCAGGGGATGGCCCGGGACAGCATCCTACTCAG GCACTTTTAGACATTTATACCATTGAAAGAGAGATTGGAAAACTGGACGGAATTAAAGTTGGGCTTGTCGGAGACCTTGCTAATGGCAGAACGGTTCGCTCACTTGCATACTTACTTGCCAAGTACCATGACGTGAAAATATATTTCGTCTCTCCTAATGTGGTCAAAATGAAG gatgaCATAAAAGAGTACCTGACATCAGAAGGAGTAGAGTGGGAAGAAAGTTCTGATTTGATGGAAGTGGCTTCAAAGTGTGACGTAGTTTATCAAACTCGCATTCAGAAGgaaagatttggagacaaaattaACCTTTATGAAGAGGCAAGAGGCAAGTATATTGTAAATCAAGATGTTCTAAAGGTGATGCAAAATCATGCTGTTGTAATGCACCCTCTTCCAAGACTCGACGAA ATCGAAGTGGAAGTCGATAGTGATCCAAGAGCTGCTTACTTTAGGCAAGCGAAAAATGGTCTATATATTAGGATGGCTCTATTAAAGGTTTTGCTTCTTGGTTGGTAA
- the LOC11429995 gene encoding adenylyltransferase and sulfurtransferase MOCS3: protein MSSLASEILQELESLKSEKTKIEQKISQLESQLKDINLPKQHASSASAASSNGSSSPYPTNGLEPHMIHRYSRHLVLPSFGVQGQANLLKSSILVVGAGGLGAPALLYFAASGVGKLGIVDHDKVELSNMHRQIIHTEAYIGQPKVKSAAAACRAVNSSVEVVEHEEALRTSNALEIFSKYDIIVDATDNAPTRYLISDCCVVLGKPLVSGAAVGLEGQLTIYNHNGGPCYRCLFPTPPPRSACQSCADNGVLGVVPGIIGCLQALEAIKIAAAVGEPLSGRMLLFDALSSRIRVVKIRGRSMHCEACGDNARFNKQYFREFDYEKFTQTPLRVPPLKLNLLPSESRISSMEYKEITLNKEPHVLVDVRPAHHFKIVSLPNSLNIPFSTLESRLPEISSILKKDEEEEKGAVSESSAQLYVVCRRGNDSQRAVQYLHKMGFTSAKDIVGGLESWAQNVDPNFPTY from the exons ATGTCTTCTTTGGCTTCAGAGATTCTTCAAGAACTTGAATCACTGAAGAGCGAAAAAACCAAAATCGAACAAAAAATATCACAGTTAGAATCTCAATTGAAAGATATTAATCTCCCAAAACAACACGCTTCTTCTGCTTCTGCTGCATCATCCAATGGTTCTTCTTCACCATACCCCACAAATGGATTGGAACCTCACATGATTCATAGATACAGTCGCCACCTTGTTCTTCCTTCCTTTGGTGTTCAAG GGCAGGCAAATCTGCTGAAGTCATCAATTTTAGTTGTGGGAGCTGGAGGATTGGGTGCTCCTGCATTGTTATATTTTGCAGCTTCTGGTGTTG GCAAATTGGGTATTGTTGATCATGACAAGGTTGAGCTCAGTAATATGCATAGACAG ATTATACACACTGAAGCATATATTGGTCAGCCAAAAGTGAAATCCGCTGCTGCTGCTTGTCGCGC GGTCAACTCATCTGTTGAAGTCGTGGAACACGAGGAAGCTTTGCGAACTTCCAATGCTTTGGAAATTTTCAGCAA ATATGATATAATAGTGGATGCAACAGATAATGCTCCCACCCGGTATCTGATCAGTGACTGCTGTGTGGTACTAGGAAAG CCCCTCGTATCAGGTGCCGCTGTGGGATTGGAAGGGCAG CTCACTATCTACAATCACAACGGTGGTCCTTGCTATCGATGCCTCTTTCCAACTCCACCACCTAGATCAGCATGCCAAAGTTGCGCCGACAATGGAGTGCTAGGAGTAG TTCCTGGCATAATTGGCTGTCTCCAAGCTCTCGAGGCAATTAAGATTGCTGCTGCAGTTGGTGAACCACTCTCCGGAAGGATGCTTCTTTTTGATGCATTGTCTTCACGAATCCGTGTC GTGAAAATCAGAGGAAGGTCTATGCATTGTGAAGCTTGTGGAGATAATGCAAGATTTAATAAGCAGTACTTCCGAGAATTTGATTATGAGAAGTTCACTCAGACTCCCTTGCGTGTG CCTCCATTGAAGTTAAATCTACTTCCTAGTGAATCAAGAATCAGCAGCATGGAGTACAAAGAAATAACTCTCAACAAGGAACCACATGTGCTTGTTGATGTTAGACCAGCTCACCATTTCAAGATTGTGTCACTTCCGAATTCCTTGAACATTCCATTCTCAACTTTAGAGTCTAGGTTGCCGGAAATATCGTCAATTTTGAAGAAAGAcgaagaagaggaaaaaggcGCAGTTTCTGAATCAAGTGCACAATTATATGTAGTATGCAGAAGGGGAAATGATTCTCAAAGGGCTGTTCAATACCTTCACAAAATGGGTTTTACCTCTGCTAAGGATATTGTTGGGGGTTTGGAGTCTTGGGCTCAAAATGTTGATCCTAACTTCCCCACTTATTAG
- the LOC11425876 gene encoding protein suppressor of white apricot isoform X1 — MDLEVVGRHAMLFDDDGMAAFVNSPEALVDWNSLSIDRYDVRHLLSGPIPPRLKRRTHHPPQSSAEADLDHQRYLDLPSSSPIHEEQPQEDNDSGAVNSSGYRAVAFSYENSSVSTETKDNDTDSSFRPNFPVPESLLHNLPPNEKLHQIISRTAMFVSKHGSQSEIILRVKQGDNPTFGFLMPDHHLHPYFRFLVDHQELLKDDKNDAGSTLDKNRSQELDQTGGALSLLGSVYGNGEDEDGTTENTSDLERNAHVGAVDAASSGVEQAQSSSDADKKDGSISKNQIPLKEKVPVIKRNQSISIVKTATSARTKTGVAPDSGSNGANKSQISVPSTSKIELPVVEPPSDLKIIIDKIVEFILKNGRQFESVLAEQDRAHGRFPFLLPSNRYHTYYLKVLQTAEESKLQGKGCQKHTPTDPSMSSDLPNDMDRKEKFKMTIGNLRKDGQDPTPKDSQSQTTVSIHAAAAAAILQAATRGIKRPNLEIFSKASSGNGQGLGSDGGNLYSSRSLPSSQLQGLVPHRNLNAEAGASVPVAKAIAEKVAIAAAGEADSSEAHMTKEQKLKAERLKRAKMFAAMIKSGAGPFKSELPRALSVEPPSSGLSGSDAEIRNLAGKEREGSSVPFNTDNSDKSHKSEEKLSDDNSDKSHKSEEKLTVDNNERRSKRKYRSRSSKHEEEDDEEEENKEDTRDHKRSRKKHRSRRSSHRSRDRDADRDRNRRKHKRRDSSSNDKYSHRESRHDSSSEEVEHRHLRHQRKYESSSDEKHRSSRRHRGGSKLSDHEHRHSRKRYSSSDDEHRHSRKRYSSSDDEHRHPRKHYSSSDDEHSHRSRKTKHKSRSHAEREAELEEGEIVKSDKSQVSEVGRASREASAELFKSTRAPSQSPEVTNVSDELRAKIRAMLMENL; from the exons ATGGATCTAGAAGTCGTTGGCCGTCACGCGATGCTGTTCGACGACGACGGCATGGCGGCGTTCGTGAACTCACCGGAAGCTCTTGTTGATTGGAATTCTCTTTCAATCGATCGTTACGACGTTCGTCATCTTCTCTCCGGTCCAATTCCACCTCGTCTCAAACGCCGCACTCATCATCCGCCGCAATCTTCCGCTGAAGCTGACCTTGATCATCAACGTTATCTCGAtcttccttcatcttctccgattcaTGAAGAACAACCGCAAGAAG ATAATGATTCAGGTGCAGTGAATTCATCAGGCTATCGTGCTGTTgcattttcatatgaaaattCTAGCGTGTCCACCGAGACAAAGGACAATGATACTGACTCTAGTTTTCGTCCCAACTTTCCAGTACCAGAAAGCTTACTTCATAATCTG CCTCCAAACGAGAAGCTACATCAGATTATTTCAAGGACTGCAATGTTTGTCAGCAAACATGGAAGCCAATCGGAAATTATTCTGAGGGTGAAACAAGGAGATAATCCAACATTTGGGTTCCTGATGCctgatcatcatcttcatccgTATTTTAGGTTTCTTGTTGATCATCAAGAACTTCTGAAAGATGACAAAAACGATGCAGGCTCAACTTTGGACAAGAATAGAAGTCAGGAACTGGATCAAACAGGAGGTGCATTGTCTTTGCTTGGATCTGTCTATGGAAATGGAGAGGATGAGGATGGTACAACTGAAAATACTAGTGACCTTGAGAGAAACGCACATGTGGGAGCTGTTGATGCTGCATCATCAGGGGTAGAGCAAGCACAATCATCTTCAGATGCAGACAAGAAGGATGGAAGCATTTCTAAAAACCAAATacctttgaaagaaaaagttcCTGTTATAAAGCGGAATCAGTCTATCAGTATTGTTAAGACAGCAACTTCAGCTAGAACAAAAACAGGAGTTGCCCCAGATTCGGGGTCTAATGGTGCAAATAAATCACAAATTTCTGTGCCCAGTACATCTAAGATTGAACTACCTGTTGTTGAACCTCCATCTGACTTAAAGataattattgataaaatagTTGAGTTCATCTTAAAAAATGGAAGGCAATTTGAGTCTGTTCTTGCTGAACAGGATCGTGCTCATGGAAGGTTCCCATTTCTTCTGCCTTCTAATCGATATCATACTTACTATCTGAAAGTTCTTCAAACTGCGGAAGAG TCTAAGTTACAAGGCAAGGGCTGCCAGAAGCACACTCCAACGGATCCGTCTATGAGTTCTGACCTACCAAATGACATGGACCGGAAAGAGAAATTCAAGATGACTATTGGCAATTTAAGGAAGGATGGTCAAGATCCAACTCCCAAAGACAGCCAATCTCAAACTACAGTTAGCATTCATGCGGCGGCAGCCGCAGCTATTCTTCAGGCAGCTACTAGGGGTATTAAAAGGCctaatttagaaatttttagTAAGGCATCAAGTGGTAATGGTCAAGGCCTTGGAAGTGATGGTGGGAATTTGTACAGCTCTCGGAGTTTGCCGTCATCTCAACTGCAGGGTCTTGTTCCACATCGCAATCTGAATGCAGAGGCTGGTGCTTCTGTTCCAGTTGCCAAGGCTATTGCAGAAAAAGTGGCTATTGCAGCAGCAGGTGAGGCGGACTCCTCTGAAGCACATATGACTAAAGAGCAAAAGCTTAAAGCAGAGAGATTGAAACGAGCAAAGATGTTCGCAGCCATGATAAAAAGTGGAGCTGGGCCATTTAAAAGTGAACTGCCAAGAGCTTTATCTGTTGAGCCACCGAGCTCTGGGCTTTCAGGTTCAGATGCTGAGATTAGAAATCTTGCTGGTAAAGAAAGGGAAGGAAGTTCTGTTCCATTCAATACTGATAACTCAGATAAAAGTCACAAGTCTGAGGAAAAGCTTTCTGATGATAATTCAGATAAAAGTCACAAGTCTGAAGAAAAACTTACTGTTGATAATAATGAAAGGCGATCAAAAAGGAAGTACCGTTCAAGATCCAGTAAACATGAAGaggaggatgatgaagaagaagaaaataaagaagataCAAGGGATCACAAACGATCCAGAAAAAAGCATCGATCACGTCGATCTTCACACAGAAGTCGGGACAGGGATGCAGACAGGGACAGAAACAGGCGGAAGCACAAGAGAAGAGATTCCTCCTCCAACGACAAGTATTCTCATAGGGAGAGTAGGCATGACAGCTCCTCTGAGGAGGTTGAGCATCGACACTTGAGGCATCAACGTAAATATGAAAGCTCCTCTGATGAAAAACACCGCTCTTCTCGACGTCATCGTGGAGGGAGCAAGTTGTCAGACCATGAGCATAGACATTCGCGTAAACGTTATAGTTCCTCTGATGATGAGCATAGACATTCACGTAAACGTTATAGTTCATCTGATGATGAGCATAGACATCCGCGTAAACATTATAGTTCATCTGATGATGAGCATAGTCACCGGAGCAGAAAGACAAAGCATAAGAGCAGGTCTCATGCTGAAAGAGAGGCAGAGTTGGAGGAGGGGGAGATAGTGAAATCAGACAAGTCACAAGTAAGCGAGGTTGGGCGGGCTAGCAGGGAGGCTTCTGCTGAATTATTTAAGTCTACAAGGGCACCCTCTCAGTCACCTGAAGTAACTAATGTTTCTGATGAGCTTAGAGCCAAAATTAGAGccatgttgatggaaaatttgtAA